The Chiloscyllium punctatum isolate Juve2018m chromosome 30, sChiPun1.3, whole genome shotgun sequence genome includes a region encoding these proteins:
- the LOC140455384 gene encoding histone H3-like, with amino-acid sequence MARTKQTARKSTGGKAPRKQLATKAARKSAPATGGVKKPHRYRPGTVALREIRRYQKSTELLIRKLPFQRLVREIAQDFKTDLRFQSSAVMALQEASEAYLVGLFEDTNLCAIHAKRVTIMPKDIHLARRIRGERA; translated from the coding sequence ATGGCGAGGACGAAGCAGACGGCACGAAAGTCTACTGGGGGCAAAGCTCCGCGCAAGCAGCTGGCTACGAAAGCCGCCCGCAAGAGTGCCCCGGCCACTGGCGGGGTGAAGAAGCCGCACCGCTACCGGCCCGGCACCGTGGCGCTGCGAGAGATCCGCCGCTACCAGAAGTCCACCGAGCTGCTGATCCGCAAGCTGCCCTTCCAGCGCCTAGTCCGGGAGATTGCGCAGGACTTCAAGACCGACTTGCGCTTCCAGAGCTCGGCCGTCATGGCCCTGCAGGAGGCCAGCGAGGCTTACCTGGTGGGGCTCTTCGAGGACACCAATCTTTGCGCCATCCACGCTAAGAGGGTCACCATCATGCCCAAGGACATCCACCTGGCTCGGCGCATCCGCGGGGAGCGGGCCTGA
- the LOC140455383 gene encoding histone H2B 7-like yields MLSRCKFKTQTHSPFPPRSREAPNCLAGGVRVADRNAHASTRSVSAANGKQRVARRSFICITASIYSGAAAVPDTSWVMPESGAKVIAKKGAKKAASKSHHKGDKRRKRARRESYGIYVYKVLKQVHPDTGISSKAMSIMNSFVNDVFDRIACEASRLAHYSRRHTMSSREIQTAVRLLVPGELAKHAVSEGTKAVTKYTSSK; encoded by the coding sequence ATGCTGTCCAGGTGCAAGTTTAAAACCCAAACACACTCTCCTTTTCCCCCCAGGTCACGAGAGGCGCCAAATTGTCTCGCCGGGGGGGTCCGCGTGGCCGATCGCAATGCGCATGCGTCCACTCGCTCTGTGTCGGCGGCCAATGGGAAGCAAAGGGTCGCACGCCGATCCTTCATTTGCATAACGGCGTCTATATATAGCGGCGCGGCGGCGGTGCCGGACACAAGTTGGGTGATGCCGGAGAGCGGGGCCAAGGTGATCGCCAAGAAGGGCGCCAAGAAGGCGGCGTCCAAGTCGCACCACAAGGGCGACAAGCGCCGAAAGAGGGCGCGGCGGGAGAGCTACGGTATCTACGTGTACAAGGTGCTGAAGCAGGTGCACCCGGACACGGGCATCTCCTCCAAAGCCATGAGCATCATGAACTCGTTCGTCAACGACGTCTTCGACCGCATCGCCTGCGAGGCGTCCCGCCTGGCGCACTACAGCCGGCGGCACACCATGTCCTCCCGGGAGATCCAGACCGCCGTCCGCCTGCTGGTGCCCGGCGAGCTCGCCAAGCACGCCGTGTCCGAGGGCACCAAGGCGGTCACCAAGTACACCAGCTccaagtga